The Nematostella vectensis chromosome 6, jaNemVect1.1, whole genome shotgun sequence region CTCGCCCGCAGCCGGCCTCTATTTTGAACGCTGTTGTATCTGTTGCCTTATAGTTAGTCCTAACACATCAAATACTAAATCTAGTTAGTTGTGCTTCATTTATTTACACATTGAATATTCATTGtgtacaaaaaacaaaacaatgaaaaacaaaactgcAAATGTTCGACACTGCATTGATATTAACATATAACTaatttatttctgtttttttcccTGCCAGCCATCCTGGTTATTTTGGAAAGGTCGGTATGCGTCACTTTCACTTGACAAGGAATGCGTACCACAAGCCATCCATCAACCTGGACAAAGTGTGGTCACTGGTCAGCGAGCAGACCAGACAGAACtacaagaacaaaaaggaTGGGCCTGTCCCAGTGATTGACGTTGTCAAAGCTGTAAGTGTTAAATGCCCAGTCTGTTACATTTTCTTACAGGTTCTGAGAAACAAAGGTCCTAGACACTGCAGAGGTCCTAGATACAGTGAAACCTTGTTATAGCAATATTTGATGTAATATGCATCTAAGTGTAACTGTAATAATATGTGGTCCTGTCAACTGTGAAAAACTTTGGTGAGTTCAATTTACAGCACAGAATGTATGTATATAATTATTGTGGTATATTTCAGCCGTGAAACAAAAGTATGGACAGTTTTAATGTACATACAATGCTCTCCACCAATCAActacaatttttttatagaataacCACAATGAAGTTTgcagaaaatagaaaaataaccTGTTTTCTGACTTATATGTTCTTCCAGTCTCCTGTGCATGCTAATTTTATGCTATGAAATTCCTGAATGTGAAATAGTTAGATCACTATTCAAAGCAGATGTGAACATAGAGGGAGATGGTTAGGGAACCTAGCGAACTTCAAAGGACAAAAAACATTAGGTGCTCTCTGATGTTAAACCAACCTATCACATGATTACAACCCTGCACAAACCAAGCGtacagtacaagaaaacataTGGACTAAATTCAAAATATGCGTATTCGGACACAAATTGCTGATTTTTTATATTACTTTGCTTTTATTcctttgcatgtttttttacagTCCTAGAAAATTTATACCGCCATGTATGTTTTGTTCAAGTGTCGAGTGGGGCTAAAATGTTCTAGAGATTAAGGGCTCTATGGATCAATCTCAGCAAGCTTACACGTCAAGCATGATAGCAATTATAGAAATCTGCATCAATACTGTTGAGTGTTGAAAAATCGATGTGCAGTATCCATGCAAAAAGCAACTATTCTTCGTTTACTCCATATATTATCCTGTACTGTACGCTTGACTTGTGCAGACACACTTCAAAGAAGTTCGCCAGGTTTCCAAACCTGTCTCCTCTTCTAACCATGTTGTGAAAAAAcatacaataaaaatacatattgGTTATGAAACACCTAATCACGATGATCTTATTTGAGGGTAGTTTTAAATGTTGACCCCATTTATTCTGTTGTAGGGTTATTACAAGGTTTTGGGCAAGGGACTTCTCCCCAAGCAGCCCGTTATCGTCAAAGCCAAGTTCTTTAGCCGAAGAGCAGAAGATAAAATTAAAGCTGTTGGTGGTGCCTGTGTTTTGATGGCCTAGACTTCTTGTCCTGtataaatgaataaacaaaTACCCTCCTATAAagtgttttgtttatattttggggTGTCCTCGTTGCAATGAGCAGTGCTTTGCTAATTTGCAATGCTCCAGGATccagcattgtttttttagggGCAGGGGTCTGTGAATATGatgtggattttttttttgcgtttggTAAAGATTTCATTATAAAATACCAAAACTTGAAGTGTGATTTGTTATACAGTGTGTTGCCCCAATTACGGACGGTTTTTGCATTTAGCACCTTAACTTTTTAGCAATAAAAAGAacacttgatattttgccaGTGACAAGATTGGACCTTTACTTAATAAAATACTTATAATATATAAACATATTGTTTTAAGTTTAGGGCGCCGTGCTCGAAAAGTATGTGTCACTGATTTGCCCTAATCCCGGTCAACTGGCCCCAATTCCGGACGCAAACGATTTTTGTAACTTCTCCCATATAATTCCAATGCTTAGAGTGGTTTCCAAAATCCCATGAAATAATTTTTGGTTTATTCAGTAGTAATACACTGTAATTCACCCATTTGAATCCGTAGACTTTTTTCGAAAAATAATTATGAAATTTGGCATATAACAATCTTATTAAGTTTTACTGGTTCAACTTGATAAAAacgctgtgtctacttgcacggcttccggtgaaggaggaaaaaaaactagctgcacggctgtctccagtcttctcgatttttagccttaataacaagtttctggctttaaAACACTTCCACGACTATTTAGAACAGCCAAGCGACGATTTTAGCCTGAAAAGCTATGCAACAAGCGGCCCGCAAATACTCGGCAAAGTATGAACGAAGCATGGAGCAAATTGCTCCACATTGGTATGGAGAAGAAGTAAACGAGCGATACAGAAAGCTCTGAGCAGGAGGGTATGCACTGTTTGGATCCTAGCGAAGCCTGACTACCCATTGCTATCAACTCATCTTTGATAGAAATCTTGTGATTCATTTGACATGATTCCAAGGGTACTAAAAACCTCGTAAGAAAGGAAGCACAAACAATCCTACTaaactttttttcaattgCAAATGATGTAAAAATACTGAATAAGAATAAGGCGGCTTGCTACTTAGACAACAGACAGAAATTGAAAATGTAATAGGAATCATGCTGTTATCCAATTAAGACCAAAATGGGTTCAAAAGTTCCGATATACCCTCCGTGTAGGTTCATGTATGAAGTCCTATTACACTGATAGGACTATAACACTAAATGGACTCCATGCTGTACGAGAAAAATAAGATGAGAACATTTTTAGAGCTCTGTGTCAAATTAAGCCATTTGGAtaaattaacaaaaacaaattaatagCAGAACTATTATACATAATAGATTAAAAAGGAAAATGGCAGATTCAAACTGCAGTGTTCTATGAGGAATAAAGCTCCAGTTTTTAAGGTTAGCGAATTCCGTGAGTTCTGTTAAAACGGGTCTAGACTGGAAGCACGATTCTTCGCCGCCCTGCGGCGTAATATCAATAAGACATGTAGCGCTTCACGGGTATAGAAGAGGCCCAACAAATGGCAGATTGAAACTGCAGTGTTCTATGAGGAATAAAGCTCCAGCTGTTAAGGTTAGCGAATTCCGTGAGTTCTGTTAAAACGGGTCTAGACTGGAAGCACGATATTTCGCCGCCCTGCGGCGTAACAATAAGACATCTAGCGCTTCACGGGTATAAGAGGCCCCACAAGTCCAACAAAGTATAGCGACTCTTGACTTTCTTATAAGATGGCGACTGATTCAAACGAAGAGGCCGTTTTGGCCAAAAGACACGAAGCGTATTTCGACTCCGTCGTGCCTGACAAGAACGGTTGCCTGGACTTGAGCGAGTTCATGCGATGGGCGAACGACCTGGAGCCGATGTGTCAAGCGACAGACGCCAAGTGGAAAGAGCTCAGATCTAGCATTCAGGAATTTTGGGCAACGGTTGGTTTTGTGCCCGGTGCTGAGCTAACAAGGGAACAGTTTGTCCATGGAATGATGAAGGCAGGCCGTGAAGAGCTGGAAAGACAGCGAAAAGGAGAGAAGACGCCTTTTACTCGTATGATGAATGCCTTCTTCGACGTGCTCGACGAAGACAACCTAGGATATGTGACTCAAGATGAGCTGGAGAAGTTTTTTCGAGCGGTCAAGACGGAATTGAAAGCGGCAAAGGTGTGGTCGGATAATGCagatttaaaacaaaatggcaaGCTAGATAGAGGTGAGCTGACCAAGAACAGCTTCAACTTCTGGTTCAACCCGGCGGAGGATAAGACCGGAGGCATGTTGATGGCTGGAGCTTATACAACTTGAGGCGAATCAaccttgaaaagaaaaagtttgACTATACCAACAGGGACTTATCTGAGCACTTAAGGGCAAGGGTGTTACTTAGAAAATAATACTATAGAAAATAATGTGATACACGTATTAGTGCTCATTCACAATCATGGAGGTTTTTTTTAGCGTTTTTACTGCAAGAGAGATTGGTGTACCTTTACGGAGAAAACGCAATCAACACACGgcataaataaatacaaatgtaTGGGGCTATGTTTAGGACaagggctttttttttctgagagTGCATTTTTAAGAAGGTTGTTCAATGTATATGATGTATGTTATAACGTTACCTGTTTCCTGTTTTTATATGATTATCTGCAATTGCGGGCCCACGGAGAGAGGGCGAGTTGGAGGTTTAACCCCCTCCTTGGGCTGCTACGTCAAATGCGCTTATAGCATTTAATCAGGTCATTTTCGATACACTTCGCAAAATAAGATTCAAGTTCAGagacggaccattagaaaaaggaaaaggtTGGGGAAGTTCAAGTCatgcatcttttttttttcttgtctccaAGACGTGCatgaatttttttcctttgtgagagtttgcagtttttttattttcatgctAATTATGTTGATAAGGATTCAGACAGTTatcgcatgtttttttttaatactacAGCCAACCACACAGTCAATATGGAATTATTTAATCAGAATATACTTTTATAGCATTCTCCAAATCACTGTATAGCGATTTTCGCGCTATGAAACGGATATTCCGAATTTCGCTTCGCGTTCGAGTGTCCGAGTCAATGTCAGAAGCTTTTTGGCAATAcgctttttttatgaaaacgtccagcctgagatttcaccaaattttaagaacatgctaagaacatgccgaggctcacatagcaaaaaaatattgctttttttagtcctgatgcttTTTAATATGCAGAAACAAATTGTGCTtataataacaaccttataTACTATTGCTTGCTCATTTGTGAAATTCTCTTCCTCAtgattcattgggtattacatttttataacaTTTAAGAACATATTAAGGCTTGAAATGCCcccaaaataagaacggtCCAGCcgcaactgaaaattagacgttcttataaaaaaagagtgtagtaAATAAAGCTGCTGATGTCAATTAGCATTTATCTAAGAACAACTTTTCCACTTCTATTTCTTCCTTCCGTTTCATGCGATAACAAAAAAGTAGAAATGGATTTCCACAAATAAGAATAAGAGAGTTACACTAAAGATcaaaagcaataataaggttgttactatgagcacaatttgattctgcattttagaacgcctcgggactaaaaaaagaatttttttctgctatctgagcctcggcatgttcttagcatgttcttaactTTTGGTGAAATCTACGGCTGGAGGCTCcattaaaaaaggttcttataaaaaaagagtgtgttTTCCACATCAATAATCGGATTAACAAAACTATTTTGATACCACAGTCACGCGAGCAAAACAGAAAACGAATAAGTGTTGGTTGAATATTCCATTCCGATTCCTTGAGTAGAATGGTTGAATGGAATTCACTTTTTTAGGAGCATTAAAGGGGCGGCCATACTTAATCTAGACAAAGACTGGAAATTAAATGCCTAATTTATTGGACGATTTAAGCGTTCGTGACGTAACATTCAATAACAAATAAGCACTTCACAATACCATTAGCATGAATATAACAGTTGCACACCGCGATAAATAGTCAGTTCCCTAGTACAAGTAGCGATACAAGAACCCAGGGATTTACtaatacaagatggcgactGATTCAAACGAAGAGGCCGTTTTGGCCAAAAGACACGAAGCGTATTTCGACTCCGTCGTGCCTGACAAGAACGGTCGCCTGGACTTGAGCGAGTTCATGCGATGGGCGAACGACCTGGAGCCGATGTGTCAAGCGACAGACGCCAAGTGGAAAGAGCTCAGATCTAGCATTCAGGAATTTTGGGCAACGGTTGGTTTTGTGCCCGGTGCTGAGCTAACAAGGGAACAGTTTGTCCATGGAATGATGAAGGCAGGCCGTGAAGAGCTGGGAAGACAGCGAAAAGGAGAGAAGACGCCTTTTACTCGTATGATGAATGCCTTCTTCGACGTGCTCGACGAAGACAACCTAGGATATGTGACTCAAGATGAGCTGGAGAAGTTTTTTCGAGCGGTCAAGACGGAATTGAAAGCGGCAAAGGTGTGGTCGGATAATGCagatttaaaacaaaatggcaaGCTAGATAGAGGTGAGCTGATTAAGAACAGCTTCAACTTCTGGTTCAACCCAGCGGATGATAAGACCGGAGGCATGCTGATGGCTGGAGCGTATACAAATTAAAGGAAACGTCACTAAGAAAAAAGCCTGCCTGACTTCTCCAAAGGGggcttattttattaattgaGCGGAAGAATTTTAATTCTGACAATAAATAACACAATGAACAGATAAGATTAAGACTTCCTTCACTACatgttttatcattattttttttttcaaattcttCTCCCTGAAGTGATAGATAAGGTGAATTGTTATGCATGGGAGCTATTTCTCCCTGAAGTGATAGATAAGGTGAATTGTAATGCATGGGAGCTATTTCTCCCTGAAGTGATAGATAAGGTGAATTGTTATGCATGTGAGCTATTTCTCCCTGAAGTGATAGATAAGGTGAATTGTTATGCACGGGAGATATTTCTTGACATGACAGGCACGTCACGAAATTTGTTTTGCAAAAGCTTCATGCAAAGAACTTTCTCTGATGGGTTTTAGTCGGCCTGTGCAGTTCGCGATGTATTTGCTAATGATTCAATGTCTATGATTGTACACCCCCCATAAGGAATTAAAATTTCTTATGTGATGACCCTTACGCAGAATGACCAAGATTTTAAAGATGATGGACAACTCTTAATAAATACTGTCAGTTGTTCGCAATATTTACTTCAGGTTCAAGGAGTCGCTCGCTTCCATATGTGATGACCTTACGTAGAATGACCAACATTCAAAAGATGATAGACAACTCTTAATAAATCCCGTTAGTTGTTGCAAGATTTATTTCAGGTCTATTAGCAAGGAGTCGCTCGCTTCACATAGCTAACTTGGTCCCGCCGCCCGTGTGCATCAGTAAAtaacattttctaaaaaaattggCGCTTGCATTAATTTGTGATTCGTATATAATTGATTGTATTCTAATCCTAATGTCAATATTTTACACTATCTACACTGTACaataaagtgaaaaaaaactagGGTTCTTCTTCGAGGTCACGTGTCTGGTTTGTTGATTTTGTAGGTGATGAGGTATTCTGGGTAAGCCTGGAAAACCAATCACATAATAGTATTCAGTTAGGAAAAGGCGGGAAAGTGGTGATAGAAAGCGCGGGAAAGTAATTACATATTAATAGGCGATGTTACGCCTGAAGCCTGTGACTGACTGAGTTTAGGCGCAATTTGCTGCCTCAAGAGTAGTTCAATTTTGCACAACATTGCTTTCCAACCTTCCATTCCGTGACATAAGAAGATTTCGCGTGCTGGAAATCATTCAATAAAAAGGTACAAGGGGGTGCCTCGAACTGACCTGTTCTCCCCGATAGATGACGTACTCGGCAAAGGAAAGCCCACCCGAGCTTGGCCGACCGATAACCGAGTTGTGTCCGGGGGGAGCATGCGCCATTTTGACGGCAGAGAACTGGTAGAATGGCTTGCCTAGAGCCACACGACACAGGAGTAGCTGCCTAGGGGGTAAACAGGAAAAGGATGTCAATGTCACCTTGGTATTAAGTATATGGATAGGACCAACAGGTCAAATGTCGCCTTGGTATTGCGTAGATGGATAAGATAACAGGAAAAGGATGTCAATGTCGCCTTGGTATTGCGTAGATGGATTAGATAACAGGAAAATGACGTCAAATGTCGCCTTGGTATTGCGTAGATGGATAAGATAACAGGAAAAGGATGTCAATGTCGCCTTGGTATTGCGTAGATGGATTAGATAACAGGAAAAGGATGTCAATGTCGCCTTGGTATTGCGTAGATGGATTAGATAACAGGAAAAGGATGTCAATGTTGCCTTGGTATTGCGTAGATGGATTAGATAACAGGAAAAGGATGTCAATGTCGCCTTGGTATTGCGTAGATGGATTAGATAACAGGAAAAGGATGTCAATGTCGCCTTGGTATTGCGTAGATGGATAAGATAACAGGAAAAGGATGTCAATGTTGCCTTGGTATTGCGTAGATGGATTAGATAACAGGAAAAGGATGTCAATGTTGCCTTGGTATTGCGTAGATGGATAGGACCAACAGGTCAAATGTCGCCTTGATATTGGGTAGATGGATAGGATGACGGGAAAAGGATGTCAATGTCGCCTTGGTATTGCGTAGATGGATAAGATCACAGGAAAAGGATGTCAATGTTGCCTTGGTATTGCGTAGATGGATTAGATAACAGGAAAAGGATGTCAATGTCGCCTTGGTATTGCGTAGATGGATTAGATAACAGGAAAAGAATGTCAATGTTGCCTTGGTATTGCGTAGATGGATTAGATAACAGGAAAAGAATGTCAATGTTGCCTTGGTATTGCGTAGATGGATTAGATAACAGGAAAAGGATGTCAATGTCGCCTTGATATTGGGTAGATGGATTAGATAACAGGAAAAGGATGTCAATGTTGCCTTGGTATTGCGTAGATGGATTAGATAACAGGAAAAGGATGTCAATGTCGCCTTGGTATTGCGTAGATGGATAGGACCAACAGGTCAAATGTCGCCTTGATATTGGGTAGATGGATTAGATAAAAGGAAAAGGATGTCAATGTTGCCTTGGTATTGCGTAGATGGATTAGATAACAGGAAAAGGATGTCAATGTCGCCTTGATATTGGGTAAATGGAAAAGATAACATGAAAAGGATGTCAATGTTGCCTTGATATTAAGTATATGGATAGGATAACAGGAAAATTACGTCAAATGTCGCCTTGGTATTAATTATATGGATAGGAGCAAGAGGTCAAATGTCGCCTTGGTATTGGGTAGATGGATAAGATAACAGGAAAAGGATGTCAATGTCGCCTTGATATTGGGTAAATGGAAAAGATAACATGAAAAGGATGTCAATGTTGCCTTGATATTAAGTATATGGATAGGATAACAGGAAAATGACGTCAAATGTCGCCTTGGTATTAATTATATGGATAGGAGCAAGAGGTCAAATGTCGCCTTGGTATTGCGTAGATGGATTAGATAACAGGAAAAGGATGTCAATGTCGCCTTGATATTAAGTATATGGATAGGATAACAGGAAAAGGATGTCAAATGTCGCCTTGGTATTGCGTAGATGGATAAGATAACAGGAAAAGGATGTCAATGTCGCCTTGATATTGGGTAAATGGAAAAGATAACATGAAAAGGATGTCAATGTTGCCTTGATATTAAGTATATGGATAGGATAACAGGAAAAGGATGTCAAATGTCGCCTTGGTATTAAGTATATGCATAGGACCAAAAGGTCAAATGTCGCCTTGATATTGGGGATATGGATAGGATAACAAGAAAATGACGTCAAATGTCGCCTTGGTATTAATTATATGGATAGGAGCAAGAGGTCAAATGTCGCCTTGGTATTGGGTAGATGGATAGGATAACAGGAAAAGGATGTCAAATGTCGCCTTGGTATTAAGTATATGCATAGGACCAAAAGGTCAAATGTCGCCTTGATATTGGGGATATGGATAGGATAACAAGAAAATGACGTCAAATGTCGCCTTGGTATTAATTATATGGATAGGAGCAAGAGGTCAAATGTCGCCTTGGTATTGGGTAGATGGATTAGATAACAGGAAAAGGATGTCAATGTTGCCTTGGTATTGCGTAGATGGATTAGATAACAGGAAAAGGATGTCAATGTCGCCTTGATATTGGGTAAATGGAAAAGATAACATGAAAAGGATGTCAATGTTGCCTTGATATTAAGTATATGGATAGGATAACAGGAAAATGACGTCAAATGTCGCCTTGGTATTAATTATATGGATAGGAGCAAGAGGTCAAATGTCGCCTTGGTATTGGGTAGATGGATAAGATAACAGGAAAATGATGTCAAATGTCGCCTTGGTATTAATTATATGGATAGGAGCAAGAGGTCAAATGTGGCCTTGGTATTGGGTAGATGGATAGGATAACAGGAAAAGGATGTCAAATGTCGCCTTGGTATTAATTATATGGATAGGAGCAGGAGGTCAAATGTCGCCTTGGTATTGGGTAGATGGATAGGATAACAGGAAAAGGATGTCAAATGTCGCCTTGGTACTGGGTATATGAATAAGATAAGACAACAAAGCTATGATAAATTGGCTCTTTCATAGAGAAAGAGTACTCACCGTTCACACGAGTAGCAGGACCGGTCTTTGTGAGTCGGGCAGCCAGAGCCACCGCCGATACCATACACATACTGGTTACTCTTGGAAGAGTTCTCAGCGAAATAAATACCTGAAACACACAATAAATATCACTTAACAAggacaaaaagtaaatgtaaAAAGACCGCAAATATATCCAAACAAGCATAATATATATATGGTGGATTGATAGTTACAGACGCAAGACTATATTATTCTATTAATCC contains the following coding sequences:
- the LOC5519788 gene encoding 60S ribosomal protein L27a; translation: MTARLKKTRKLRGHVSHGHGRVGKHRKHPGGRGNAGGQHHHRINFDKYHPGYFGKVGMRHFHLTRNAYHKPSINLDKVWSLVSEQTRQNYKNKKDGPVPVIDVVKAGYYKVLGKGLLPKQPVIVKAKFFSRRAEDKIKAVGGACVLMA
- the LOC5519870 gene encoding aequorin-2 yields the protein MATDSNEEAVLAKRHEAYFDSVVPDKNGRLDLSEFMRWANDLEPMCQATDAKWKELRSSIQEFWATVGFVPGAELTREQFVHGMMKAGREELGRQRKGEKTPFTRMMNAFFDVLDEDNLGYVTQDELEKFFRAVKTELKAAKVWSDNADLKQNGKLDRGELIKNSFNFWFNPADDKTGGMLMAGAYTN
- the LOC5519789 gene encoding mitrocomin; translation: MATDSNEEAVLAKRHEAYFDSVVPDKNGCLDLSEFMRWANDLEPMCQATDAKWKELRSSIQEFWATVGFVPGAELTREQFVHGMMKAGREELERQRKGEKTPFTRMMNAFFDVLDEDNLGYVTQDELEKFFRAVKTELKAAKVWSDNADLKQNGKLDRGELTKNSFNFWFNPAEDKTGGMLMAGAYTT